In Bifidobacterium actinocoloniiforme DSM 22766, a genomic segment contains:
- a CDS encoding DNA-3-methyladenine glycosylase: protein MTGGADPAGASARGLDAFHRAQELEDQVVQGSFPDFLDGPVDQAARRLLGCFLLRDYEDGGRSIVRIVETEAYDQNDPASHAYHGRSERNAALFGPSGHLYVYFTYGMHYCCNITCDQDGFGAGALIRACQPVAGLSLLKSHRHGRHPDRDLTNGPAKLSQAIAVDKTLYAHDLRQPPLRLVQGGLQTGERVEATVRIGISKAKDARRRYIIAGNPYVS from the coding sequence ATGACAGGAGGCGCGGACCCGGCGGGGGCGAGCGCGCGAGGCTTGGACGCCTTCCATCGAGCCCAAGAGCTGGAGGACCAGGTGGTGCAAGGCTCTTTCCCTGATTTCCTGGACGGGCCGGTGGATCAGGCGGCCCGCCGCCTCCTAGGCTGCTTTCTCCTGCGCGATTATGAGGACGGGGGCCGTTCGATTGTGCGCATCGTGGAGACCGAGGCCTACGACCAGAACGACCCGGCCAGCCACGCCTATCACGGCCGCAGCGAACGCAACGCGGCCCTATTCGGCCCTTCGGGCCATCTCTACGTCTATTTCACCTATGGGATGCATTACTGCTGCAACATCACCTGCGATCAAGACGGCTTCGGCGCCGGAGCGCTGATTCGCGCCTGCCAGCCCGTCGCCGGACTCAGCCTGCTAAAATCCCACCGCCACGGCCGCCATCCCGACCGCGACCTGACCAATGGTCCAGCCAAGCTCTCCCAAGCCATCGCGGTGGATAAGACCTTGTACGCACACGACTTGCGCCAGCCTCCTCTTCGCCTGGTCCAGGGCGGCTTGCAGACCGGGGAGCGGGTGGAAGCCACGGTCCGCATCGGCATCTCCAAGGCCAAGGACGCCCGTCGCCGCTATATCATCGCCGGCAACCCCTACGTCTCCTGA
- a CDS encoding SLC13 family permease, which produces MRQWALGLLKNETVFVVAAVIAIISCCFVHPDHLYASYVHWNTLAQLGSLMAVVAGFQRIGLFHLIGSNLLARVRTVRGLALVLVALPFLTSMLITNDVALVTFIPFAIAVLVMAGLEDRIFLLASLMTLGANLGSMLTPIGNAHNLYLKARSGIPTSSFLALMAPYTLASAVLLTLAVCLEFRPKRVSSLERMGASNIQRSVLAPESDGIHPQVQVAPIQGWRLAVYSALFLVCLLGVGGIVPQWAMVAIVAFGFLLCDRRVFLQVDWGLLLTFTAFFIFIGNARRIPAFYNLVSGLVGAYPLVTSVACSQVISNVPTALLVSGFSSSWRQIIVGTNLGGLGTLIASMASLISYKAVGKKYPQSKGRYLKIYTLLNVLFLAILLAMACLIE; this is translated from the coding sequence ATGCGACAGTGGGCCCTAGGGCTGCTCAAGAACGAAACCGTATTCGTCGTAGCCGCTGTCATCGCCATCATCTCCTGCTGTTTCGTGCACCCTGACCACCTGTACGCTAGCTACGTCCATTGGAACACCTTGGCCCAGCTGGGTTCCCTAATGGCGGTGGTCGCCGGATTCCAGCGGATAGGCCTTTTCCACCTGATTGGCTCCAACCTGCTGGCGCGCGTGCGCACGGTACGCGGCCTGGCGCTGGTGCTTGTCGCCCTGCCTTTCCTGACCAGCATGTTGATTACGAACGACGTGGCCCTGGTCACCTTCATCCCGTTCGCCATCGCGGTCCTGGTCATGGCAGGTTTGGAGGATCGCATCTTTCTGCTGGCCTCGCTAATGACACTGGGTGCCAACCTCGGTTCCATGCTCACCCCTATCGGCAACGCTCACAATCTCTACCTCAAAGCCCGGTCCGGCATCCCAACCTCGTCCTTCCTGGCGCTGATGGCCCCCTACACGCTTGCTTCGGCCGTCCTGCTCACCCTGGCGGTTTGCCTGGAGTTCCGCCCCAAACGTGTCTCATCGCTGGAGCGGATGGGGGCTTCCAACATCCAGCGCTCGGTTCTGGCGCCCGAATCCGACGGCATCCACCCCCAGGTCCAAGTGGCTCCCATCCAGGGCTGGCGCTTGGCGGTGTACAGCGCCCTGTTCCTGGTCTGCTTGCTTGGCGTGGGCGGGATTGTCCCCCAGTGGGCCATGGTGGCGATCGTGGCCTTCGGCTTCCTCCTATGCGACCGTCGGGTCTTCCTGCAAGTGGATTGGGGGCTCCTGCTCACCTTCACGGCCTTCTTCATCTTCATCGGCAACGCCCGCCGCATCCCCGCCTTCTACAACCTTGTCTCCGGACTGGTCGGCGCATATCCGCTGGTCACTTCCGTGGCCTGCAGCCAGGTGATCAGCAACGTGCCCACGGCCCTGCTGGTCTCTGGCTTCTCTTCGTCCTGGCGGCAGATCATCGTCGGCACCAACCTGGGTGGCTTGGGCACGTTGATCGCCTCGATGGCTTCCTTGATTTCCTATAAGGCCGTGGGCAAGAAATACCCGCAGTCAAAGGGCCGGTACCTGAAAATTTATACCTTGCTTAACGTCCTCTTCCTCGCCATCCTGCTGGCTATGGCTTGCCTGATCGAATAG
- a CDS encoding MFS transporter — protein MKDPKGKSVAALMTALMAAVFAFQLNASMLSPALTTMQNELNTTSSQIGLTQTVFFTACAVFSLFLPRLGDLAGRKKVLLGMLVLTAIGCVISALAVNVPMLMVGRVVQGVAGPIVPMTLIMLHHEVTDDTRYAKLMSILTAVNGGIGGVDAILGGWLAGTFGFRSVFWFMVVIAVIAIVLVFIFASESHAAETPRMDWPGVVSLCVAFLMTYLAINEIEKLAEANWMMVAGEIVVAAIFFVVFWQIEKRAKAPMVTTHYLKQRRTWGLLLTTLLTMTGVFAIMNGIVPALAQDAKFGAGISASVVSFATLTPYALIGLAFGPVAGVLASKFGYHKVLRMGLLVTVLGLLFGIYVCKAPSVWALVVLSLVLGVSYAGTVNIMLNGLGVVLSPADNTGYLPGLNSGGFNLGAGLSYAVLYAFMNAFTSSGNGTTGYVASMIGAVALLALAYAASLLIPKHADD, from the coding sequence ATGAAAGATCCGAAGGGCAAGTCCGTAGCCGCCCTGATGACGGCGCTGATGGCCGCCGTCTTCGCCTTCCAGCTCAATGCGTCCATGCTCTCCCCAGCGCTGACGACCATGCAGAACGAGCTGAATACCACCAGCTCCCAGATTGGTCTGACGCAGACCGTGTTCTTCACCGCTTGCGCCGTGTTCTCCCTCTTCCTGCCCCGGTTGGGCGATTTGGCTGGGCGTAAGAAAGTGCTGTTGGGCATGCTGGTGCTCACCGCCATCGGCTGCGTGATCTCGGCTCTGGCAGTCAACGTGCCGATGCTGATGGTCGGCCGCGTGGTCCAAGGCGTTGCTGGCCCTATCGTGCCGATGACCCTGATCATGCTGCACCACGAGGTCACTGACGACACCCGTTACGCCAAGCTCATGTCGATTCTGACCGCTGTCAACGGCGGTATCGGCGGCGTGGACGCCATTCTGGGCGGCTGGCTGGCTGGCACTTTCGGCTTCCGGTCCGTCTTCTGGTTCATGGTCGTCATCGCCGTCATCGCTATTGTGCTGGTATTCATCTTCGCCAGCGAAAGCCACGCGGCGGAGACACCGCGCATGGACTGGCCTGGCGTGGTCTCCCTATGCGTCGCCTTCCTGATGACCTACCTGGCCATCAACGAGATTGAGAAGCTGGCTGAAGCCAACTGGATGATGGTGGCCGGCGAGATCGTCGTCGCCGCGATCTTCTTCGTCGTGTTCTGGCAGATCGAGAAGCGCGCCAAGGCCCCCATGGTCACCACTCACTACCTCAAGCAGCGCCGCACCTGGGGTCTGCTGCTCACGACCCTGCTGACCATGACCGGCGTCTTCGCGATCATGAACGGCATCGTCCCCGCCTTGGCTCAGGACGCCAAGTTCGGCGCCGGTATCTCAGCCAGCGTCGTCTCCTTCGCCACCCTGACCCCGTACGCGCTGATCGGCCTGGCTTTCGGCCCGGTCGCCGGTGTGCTGGCCTCCAAGTTCGGTTATCACAAGGTATTGCGCATGGGCTTGCTGGTCACTGTACTGGGCTTGCTCTTCGGCATTTACGTGTGCAAGGCTCCGAGCGTGTGGGCTCTCGTGGTCCTCTCCCTGGTGCTGGGTGTCTCCTATGCCGGGACGGTCAACATCATGCTCAATGGTTTGGGCGTCGTGCTCTCTCCCGCCGACAACACCGGGTACCTGCCCGGGCTCAATTCCGGCGGTTTCAACCTGGGTGCGGGCCTGTCGTACGCGGTGCTGTACGCCTTCATGAACGCCTTCACTTCGTCTGGCAATGGCACCACGGGCTATGTGGCCAGCATGATTGGCGCTGTGGCGCTGCTGGCGCTCGCCTATGCGGCCTCTTTGCTCATCCCCAAGCATGCGGACGACTGA
- a CDS encoding nucleoside hydrolase, whose product MARKIILDSDPGHDDAVAILLAVGNPNIDLLGVTTVGGNQSLEKVTYNARAVLEKAHATDIPVHAGCDRPLVRPLEVAASVHGETGLDGVELPKPSRPLDQGHAVNWLIDTIMAAEPKSITLVPTGPLTNIAMAVRMEPRIVDRVKEVVLMGGGYHVGNWSAVAEFNIKVDPEAAHIVFNEPWPVTMVGLDLTHQALCTPEVQQRIEGLGTDLAHFVGGLMNFFRKAYQNNQDFQDPPVHDPCTVAYLIDPSVVQTRRCPVDVETQGDLTLGMTVADLRGPEPSPEECHTQVATKLDFDKFWDLVTDAITRIG is encoded by the coding sequence ATGGCAAGGAAGATAATACTGGATTCGGACCCAGGGCATGACGATGCTGTCGCCATCCTCTTGGCCGTCGGTAATCCCAACATTGACCTGTTGGGTGTAACGACTGTCGGAGGCAATCAGAGTCTGGAAAAGGTGACCTATAACGCCCGGGCGGTGTTGGAGAAGGCCCATGCCACCGACATCCCGGTGCATGCTGGCTGCGACCGCCCGTTGGTCAGGCCGTTGGAGGTGGCCGCCTCCGTCCATGGCGAAACCGGTTTGGATGGCGTGGAACTACCTAAGCCCAGCCGCCCGCTGGACCAGGGGCATGCCGTTAACTGGCTGATTGACACCATCATGGCCGCCGAGCCCAAGTCCATCACGCTAGTGCCCACCGGGCCGCTGACCAACATCGCCATGGCGGTGCGGATGGAACCGCGCATCGTCGACCGGGTCAAGGAAGTCGTGCTCATGGGTGGCGGGTACCACGTCGGCAATTGGAGCGCGGTCGCTGAGTTTAACATCAAGGTGGATCCGGAAGCGGCGCACATCGTCTTCAACGAGCCCTGGCCCGTCACCATGGTCGGTCTCGACCTGACCCACCAAGCCTTGTGCACGCCCGAGGTGCAGCAGCGCATCGAGGGCCTGGGCACTGACTTGGCGCATTTCGTGGGTGGACTGATGAACTTCTTCCGCAAGGCGTACCAGAACAACCAGGACTTCCAGGACCCGCCGGTGCATGATCCATGCACGGTGGCCTACCTGATCGACCCCAGCGTGGTCCAGACCCGACGCTGCCCGGTCGATGTGGAGACCCAAGGGGATCTGACCCTGGGCATGACCGTGGCAGATTTGCGCGGTCCTGAACCTTCCCCGGAGGAATGCCACACCCAGGTCGCCACGAAGTTGGACTTCGATAAATTCTGGGATTTAGTGACCGATGCCATTACGAGGATTGGGTGA
- a CDS encoding iron-containing alcohol dehydrogenase: MEYTDPAKPIKPCAGMISIPTTAGTGSEMSNALVVTDEASSRKMTVLADPAVSEYAILDPDLTLTLPADMTIACGLDAFGHAAEGYLSRLSSPVTDAVCEKVMFLLYNYLPRAVRDGSDREARERVMVAANLAGWMLNNTGTIVGHSIAHVLGSQYHIVHGDAVAYALPSVMEFVGPVRANKVREIGQILGAAYPQGAPEEQTTVIACRSFKDFRDRMLGMRLFESYGLSREELLTNAQAVAQEKFAGNTPRTVDLEAADSLLRTFGGR, translated from the coding sequence TTGGAGTACACGGACCCAGCCAAACCCATCAAGCCGTGCGCGGGTATGATCTCCATACCAACTACGGCGGGTACCGGCAGCGAGATGTCGAACGCGCTGGTCGTGACGGATGAGGCCAGCAGTCGCAAGATGACGGTCTTGGCTGATCCTGCGGTCAGCGAGTACGCGATTCTGGACCCTGACCTAACGCTGACCCTTCCTGCGGATATGACGATCGCCTGCGGTTTGGATGCGTTCGGTCACGCGGCTGAGGGCTATCTGTCCCGGCTCTCCAGCCCAGTCACCGATGCCGTATGCGAGAAGGTCATGTTCCTCCTTTACAATTACCTTCCTCGGGCCGTACGGGACGGCTCTGACAGAGAGGCGCGGGAGCGGGTCATGGTGGCGGCGAATCTGGCCGGCTGGATGTTGAACAACACCGGCACCATCGTCGGTCATTCAATCGCTCACGTGTTGGGTTCCCAGTACCACATCGTGCACGGCGATGCGGTGGCCTACGCCCTGCCCTCCGTAATGGAGTTCGTGGGTCCAGTCAGAGCGAACAAAGTGCGGGAAATTGGTCAGATTCTAGGCGCTGCATACCCCCAGGGCGCACCGGAGGAGCAGACGACGGTCATCGCCTGCCGATCCTTTAAGGACTTCCGGGACCGTATGCTGGGGATGCGCCTGTTTGAGTCATATGGGCTGAGTCGAGAAGAATTACTGACGAACGCGCAAGCGGTGGCCCAAGAAAAGTTTGCGGGTAATACGCCTCGGACGGTAGATTTGGAAGCCGCGGACAGTTTGCTGCGCACTTTTGGCGGTAGATGA